In one window of Bos taurus isolate L1 Dominette 01449 registration number 42190680 breed Hereford chromosome 4, ARS-UCD2.0, whole genome shotgun sequence DNA:
- the ZNF775 gene encoding zinc finger protein 775, producing MENGLAGGTGDGLVMKIKQEKPEWLLQTQAALSQKDKENIFRPRRVPPPCQTAAGKSQAWGHPDGTGGPRWAPPSEQAVGRAGRAPRAASGPLSPALPAGEGHFVCPDCGKRFSWWSSLKIHQRTHTGEKPYPCGKCGKSFSQKPNLARHQRHHTGERPFCCPECARRFSQKQHLLKHQKTHSRPATHPCPECARCFRHQVGLRIHQRARPAAPAQPPAQAVPGLSPPARGPSPARGPGDLPWGRARTGAPGEPRQFICNECGKSFSWWSALTIHQRIHTGERPYPCPECGRRFSQKPNLTRHRRNHTGERPYLCASCGRGFSQKQHLLKHQRVHLGALAPTLSAKGDAL from the exons GAGATGGGCTGGTGATGAAGATCAAGCAGGAGAAGCCAGAGTGGCTGCTGCAGACGCAGGCCGCGCTTTCGCAGAAGGATAAGGAGAACATTTTCCGGCCTCGTCGGGTCCCCCCGCCATGCCAGACGGCGGCGGGGAAGTCTCAAGCCTGGGGGCACCCGGACGGGACTGGGGGTCCAAGGTGGGCCCCTCCCTCTGAGCAGGCCGTGGGGCGGGCAGGCCGGGCTCCGAGGGCGGCCTCCGGCCCCCTGAGCCCAGCTCTTCCTGCTGGCGAGGGTCACTTCGTGTGCCCGGACTGTGGGAAGAGGTTCAGCTGGTGGTCGTCGCTGAAGATCCACCAGCGCACGCACACGGGCGAGAAGCCGTATCCGTGCGGCAAGTGCGGCAAGAGCTTCAGCCAGAAGCCCAACCTGGCGCGCCACCAGAGGCACCACACGGGCGAGCGGCCTTTCTGCTGCCCCGAGTGCGCCCGGCGCTTCAGCCAGAAGCAGCACCTGCTCAAGCACCAGAAGACCCACTCCCGGCCCGCCACCCACCCGTGCCCCGAGTGCGCGCGCTGCTTCCGCCACCAGGTGGGCCTGCGCATCCACCAG CGCGCgcgccccgccgcccccgcccagCCGCCGGCCCAAGCCGTCCCTGGCCTGTCGCCGCCGGCCCGGGGCCCCTCGCCCGCCCGGGGACCCGGGGACCTGCCGTGGGGCCGGGCGCGGACTGGGGCGCCGGGTGAGCCACGTCAGTTCATCTGCAACGAGTGCGGCAAGAGCTTCTCGTGGTGGTCGGCGCTCACCATCCACCAGCGCATCCACACTGGGGAGCGGCCCTACCCGTGTCCCGAGTGCGGCCGCCGCTTCAGCCAGAAGCCCAACCTGACGCGCCACCGGCGCAACCACACGGGCGAGCGGCCCTACCTATGCGCCTCCTGCGGCCGCGGCTTTAGCCAGAAGCAGCACCTGCTCAAGCACCAGCGCGTTCACCTGGGGGCTCTGGCGCCCACCCTCAGCGCCAAGGGAGACGCGCTCTAG
- the ZNF775 gene encoding zinc finger protein 775 isoform X3, translated as MLQRPKLNAHREPRVVGEGPGHWDPDGRAGSQADADGPPGMENGLAGGTGDGLVMKIKQEKPEWLLQTQAALSQKDKENIFRPRRVPPPCQTAAGKSQAWGHPDGTGGPRWAPPSEQAVGRAGRAPRAASGPLSPALPAGEGHFVCPDCGKRFSWWSSLKIHQRTHTGEKPYPCGKCGKSFSQKPNLARHQRHHTGERPFCCPECARRFSQKQHLLKHQKTHSRPATHPCPECARCFRHQVGLRIHQRAHARDRQGPRAGLQALRRDTAAPRGRRPRPGPQRGRPEWAWLGLGQGWWRPPGARPAAPGEPRQFICNECGKSFTWWSSLNIHQRIHTGERPYPCPECGRRFSQKPNLTRHLRNHTGERPHPCAHCGRRFRQKQHLLKHQRTHQPGARAAPRPGRAALRAYPRARPAAPAQPPAQAVPGLSPPARGPSPARGPGDLPWGRARTGAPGEPRQFICNECGKSFSWWSALTIHQRIHTGERPYPCPECGRRFSQKPNLTRHRRNHTGERPYLCASCGRGFSQKQHLLKHQRVHLGALAPTLSAKGDAL; from the coding sequence GAGATGGGCTGGTGATGAAGATCAAGCAGGAGAAGCCAGAGTGGCTGCTGCAGACGCAGGCCGCGCTTTCGCAGAAGGATAAGGAGAACATTTTCCGGCCTCGTCGGGTCCCCCCGCCATGCCAGACGGCGGCGGGGAAGTCTCAAGCCTGGGGGCACCCGGACGGGACTGGGGGTCCAAGGTGGGCCCCTCCCTCTGAGCAGGCCGTGGGGCGGGCAGGCCGGGCTCCGAGGGCGGCCTCCGGCCCCCTGAGCCCAGCTCTTCCTGCTGGCGAGGGTCACTTCGTGTGCCCGGACTGTGGGAAGAGGTTCAGCTGGTGGTCGTCGCTGAAGATCCACCAGCGCACGCACACGGGCGAGAAGCCGTATCCGTGCGGCAAGTGCGGCAAGAGCTTCAGCCAGAAGCCCAACCTGGCGCGCCACCAGAGGCACCACACGGGCGAGCGGCCTTTCTGCTGCCCCGAGTGCGCCCGGCGCTTCAGCCAGAAGCAGCACCTGCTCAAGCACCAGAAGACCCACTCCCGGCCCGCCACCCACCCGTGCCCCGAGTGCGCGCGCTGCTTCCGCCACCAGGTGGGCCTGCGCATCCACCAGCGCGCGCACGCGCGGGACCGCCAGGGCCCCCGCGCCGGGTTGCAGGCGCTGCGGCGGGACACCGCAGCCCCCCGGGGTCGGCGCCCGCGGCCGGGGCCCCAGAGGGGGCGCCCCGAGTGGGCTTGGCTGGGGCTCGGCCAGGGCTGGTGGCGCCCGCCCGGGGCCCGGCCCGCCGCCCCCGGCGAGCCACGCCAGTTCATCTGCAACGAATGCGGCAAGAGCTTCACGTGGTGGTCGTCACTGAACATCCACCAGCGCATCCACACAGGCGAGCGGCCCTACCCCTGTCCCGAGTGCGGCCGCCGCTTCAGCCAGAAGCCCAACCTGACGCGCCACCTGCGCAACCACACGGGCGAGCGGCCGCACCCCTGCGCGCACTGCGGCCGCCGCTTCCGCCAGAAGCAGCACCTGCTGAAGCACCAGCGCACGCACCAGCCCGGCGCCCGGgccgcgccccgccccggccGCGCCGCGCTGCGGGCCTACCCTCGCGCgcgccccgccgcccccgcccagCCGCCGGCCCAAGCCGTCCCTGGCCTGTCGCCGCCGGCCCGGGGCCCCTCGCCCGCCCGGGGACCCGGGGACCTGCCGTGGGGCCGGGCGCGGACTGGGGCGCCGGGTGAGCCACGTCAGTTCATCTGCAACGAGTGCGGCAAGAGCTTCTCGTGGTGGTCGGCGCTCACCATCCACCAGCGCATCCACACTGGGGAGCGGCCCTACCCGTGTCCCGAGTGCGGCCGCCGCTTCAGCCAGAAGCCCAACCTGACGCGCCACCGGCGCAACCACACGGGCGAGCGGCCCTACCTATGCGCCTCCTGCGGCCGCGGCTTTAGCCAGAAGCAGCACCTGCTCAAGCACCAGCGCGTTCACCTGGGGGCTCTGGCGCCCACCCTCAGCGCCAAGGGAGACGCGCTCTAG
- the ZNF775 gene encoding zinc finger protein 775 isoform X4: MENGLAGGTGDGLVMKIKQEKPEWLLQTQAALSQKDKENIFRPRRVPPPCQTAAGKSQAWGHPDGTGGPRWAPPSEQAVGRAGRAPRAASGPLSPALPAGEGHFVCPDCGKRFSWWSSLKIHQRTHTGEKPYPCGKCGKSFSQKPNLARHQRHHTGERPFCCPECARRFSQKQHLLKHQKTHSRPATHPCPECARCFRHQVGLRIHQRAHARDRQGPRAGLQALRRDTAAPRGRRPRPGPQRGRPEWAWLGLGQGWWRPPGARPAAPGEPRQFICNECGKSFTWWSSLNIHQRIHTGERPYPCPECGRRFSQKPNLTRHLRNHTGERPHPCAHCGRRFRQKQHLLKHQRTHQPGARAAPRPGRAALRAYPRARPAAPAQPPAQAVPGLSPPARGPSPARGPGDLPWGRARTGAPGEPRQFICNECGKSFSWWSALTIHQRIHTGERPYPCPECGRRFSQKPNLTRHRRNHTGERPYLCASCGRGFSQKQHLLKHQRVHLGALAPTLSAKGDAL; the protein is encoded by the coding sequence GAGATGGGCTGGTGATGAAGATCAAGCAGGAGAAGCCAGAGTGGCTGCTGCAGACGCAGGCCGCGCTTTCGCAGAAGGATAAGGAGAACATTTTCCGGCCTCGTCGGGTCCCCCCGCCATGCCAGACGGCGGCGGGGAAGTCTCAAGCCTGGGGGCACCCGGACGGGACTGGGGGTCCAAGGTGGGCCCCTCCCTCTGAGCAGGCCGTGGGGCGGGCAGGCCGGGCTCCGAGGGCGGCCTCCGGCCCCCTGAGCCCAGCTCTTCCTGCTGGCGAGGGTCACTTCGTGTGCCCGGACTGTGGGAAGAGGTTCAGCTGGTGGTCGTCGCTGAAGATCCACCAGCGCACGCACACGGGCGAGAAGCCGTATCCGTGCGGCAAGTGCGGCAAGAGCTTCAGCCAGAAGCCCAACCTGGCGCGCCACCAGAGGCACCACACGGGCGAGCGGCCTTTCTGCTGCCCCGAGTGCGCCCGGCGCTTCAGCCAGAAGCAGCACCTGCTCAAGCACCAGAAGACCCACTCCCGGCCCGCCACCCACCCGTGCCCCGAGTGCGCGCGCTGCTTCCGCCACCAGGTGGGCCTGCGCATCCACCAGCGCGCGCACGCGCGGGACCGCCAGGGCCCCCGCGCCGGGTTGCAGGCGCTGCGGCGGGACACCGCAGCCCCCCGGGGTCGGCGCCCGCGGCCGGGGCCCCAGAGGGGGCGCCCCGAGTGGGCTTGGCTGGGGCTCGGCCAGGGCTGGTGGCGCCCGCCCGGGGCCCGGCCCGCCGCCCCCGGCGAGCCACGCCAGTTCATCTGCAACGAATGCGGCAAGAGCTTCACGTGGTGGTCGTCACTGAACATCCACCAGCGCATCCACACAGGCGAGCGGCCCTACCCCTGTCCCGAGTGCGGCCGCCGCTTCAGCCAGAAGCCCAACCTGACGCGCCACCTGCGCAACCACACGGGCGAGCGGCCGCACCCCTGCGCGCACTGCGGCCGCCGCTTCCGCCAGAAGCAGCACCTGCTGAAGCACCAGCGCACGCACCAGCCCGGCGCCCGGgccgcgccccgccccggccGCGCCGCGCTGCGGGCCTACCCTCGCGCgcgccccgccgcccccgcccagCCGCCGGCCCAAGCCGTCCCTGGCCTGTCGCCGCCGGCCCGGGGCCCCTCGCCCGCCCGGGGACCCGGGGACCTGCCGTGGGGCCGGGCGCGGACTGGGGCGCCGGGTGAGCCACGTCAGTTCATCTGCAACGAGTGCGGCAAGAGCTTCTCGTGGTGGTCGGCGCTCACCATCCACCAGCGCATCCACACTGGGGAGCGGCCCTACCCGTGTCCCGAGTGCGGCCGCCGCTTCAGCCAGAAGCCCAACCTGACGCGCCACCGGCGCAACCACACGGGCGAGCGGCCCTACCTATGCGCCTCCTGCGGCCGCGGCTTTAGCCAGAAGCAGCACCTGCTCAAGCACCAGCGCGTTCACCTGGGGGCTCTGGCGCCCACCCTCAGCGCCAAGGGAGACGCGCTCTAG
- the ZNF775 gene encoding zinc finger protein 775 isoform X2, with protein sequence MFGSDASLPQRPSSCRGGNPSARRRVTHNGRAGSQADADGPPGMENGLAGGTGDGLVMKIKQEKPEWLLQTQAALSQKDKENIFRPRRVPPPCQTAAGKSQAWGHPDGTGGPRWAPPSEQAVGRAGRAPRAASGPLSPALPAGEGHFVCPDCGKRFSWWSSLKIHQRTHTGEKPYPCGKCGKSFSQKPNLARHQRHHTGERPFCCPECARRFSQKQHLLKHQKTHSRPATHPCPECARCFRHQVGLRIHQRAHARDRQGPRAGLQALRRDTAAPRGRRPRPGPQRGRPEWAWLGLGQGWWRPPGARPAAPGEPRQFICNECGKSFTWWSSLNIHQRIHTGERPYPCPECGRRFSQKPNLTRHLRNHTGERPHPCAHCGRRFRQKQHLLKHQRTHQPGARAAPRPGRAALRAYPRARPAAPAQPPAQAVPGLSPPARGPSPARGPGDLPWGRARTGAPGEPRQFICNECGKSFSWWSALTIHQRIHTGERPYPCPECGRRFSQKPNLTRHRRNHTGERPYLCASCGRGFSQKQHLLKHQRVHLGALAPTLSAKGDAL encoded by the coding sequence GAGATGGGCTGGTGATGAAGATCAAGCAGGAGAAGCCAGAGTGGCTGCTGCAGACGCAGGCCGCGCTTTCGCAGAAGGATAAGGAGAACATTTTCCGGCCTCGTCGGGTCCCCCCGCCATGCCAGACGGCGGCGGGGAAGTCTCAAGCCTGGGGGCACCCGGACGGGACTGGGGGTCCAAGGTGGGCCCCTCCCTCTGAGCAGGCCGTGGGGCGGGCAGGCCGGGCTCCGAGGGCGGCCTCCGGCCCCCTGAGCCCAGCTCTTCCTGCTGGCGAGGGTCACTTCGTGTGCCCGGACTGTGGGAAGAGGTTCAGCTGGTGGTCGTCGCTGAAGATCCACCAGCGCACGCACACGGGCGAGAAGCCGTATCCGTGCGGCAAGTGCGGCAAGAGCTTCAGCCAGAAGCCCAACCTGGCGCGCCACCAGAGGCACCACACGGGCGAGCGGCCTTTCTGCTGCCCCGAGTGCGCCCGGCGCTTCAGCCAGAAGCAGCACCTGCTCAAGCACCAGAAGACCCACTCCCGGCCCGCCACCCACCCGTGCCCCGAGTGCGCGCGCTGCTTCCGCCACCAGGTGGGCCTGCGCATCCACCAGCGCGCGCACGCGCGGGACCGCCAGGGCCCCCGCGCCGGGTTGCAGGCGCTGCGGCGGGACACCGCAGCCCCCCGGGGTCGGCGCCCGCGGCCGGGGCCCCAGAGGGGGCGCCCCGAGTGGGCTTGGCTGGGGCTCGGCCAGGGCTGGTGGCGCCCGCCCGGGGCCCGGCCCGCCGCCCCCGGCGAGCCACGCCAGTTCATCTGCAACGAATGCGGCAAGAGCTTCACGTGGTGGTCGTCACTGAACATCCACCAGCGCATCCACACAGGCGAGCGGCCCTACCCCTGTCCCGAGTGCGGCCGCCGCTTCAGCCAGAAGCCCAACCTGACGCGCCACCTGCGCAACCACACGGGCGAGCGGCCGCACCCCTGCGCGCACTGCGGCCGCCGCTTCCGCCAGAAGCAGCACCTGCTGAAGCACCAGCGCACGCACCAGCCCGGCGCCCGGgccgcgccccgccccggccGCGCCGCGCTGCGGGCCTACCCTCGCGCgcgccccgccgcccccgcccagCCGCCGGCCCAAGCCGTCCCTGGCCTGTCGCCGCCGGCCCGGGGCCCCTCGCCCGCCCGGGGACCCGGGGACCTGCCGTGGGGCCGGGCGCGGACTGGGGCGCCGGGTGAGCCACGTCAGTTCATCTGCAACGAGTGCGGCAAGAGCTTCTCGTGGTGGTCGGCGCTCACCATCCACCAGCGCATCCACACTGGGGAGCGGCCCTACCCGTGTCCCGAGTGCGGCCGCCGCTTCAGCCAGAAGCCCAACCTGACGCGCCACCGGCGCAACCACACGGGCGAGCGGCCCTACCTATGCGCCTCCTGCGGCCGCGGCTTTAGCCAGAAGCAGCACCTGCTCAAGCACCAGCGCGTTCACCTGGGGGCTCTGGCGCCCACCCTCAGCGCCAAGGGAGACGCGCTCTAG
- the ZNF775 gene encoding zinc finger protein 775 isoform X5: protein MKIKQEKPEWLLQTQAALSQKDKENIFRPRRVPPPCQTAAGKSQAWGHPDGTGGPRWAPPSEQAVGRAGRAPRAASGPLSPALPAGEGHFVCPDCGKRFSWWSSLKIHQRTHTGEKPYPCGKCGKSFSQKPNLARHQRHHTGERPFCCPECARRFSQKQHLLKHQKTHSRPATHPCPECARCFRHQVGLRIHQRAHARDRQGPRAGLQALRRDTAAPRGRRPRPGPQRGRPEWAWLGLGQGWWRPPGARPAAPGEPRQFICNECGKSFTWWSSLNIHQRIHTGERPYPCPECGRRFSQKPNLTRHLRNHTGERPHPCAHCGRRFRQKQHLLKHQRTHQPGARAAPRPGRAALRAYPRARPAAPAQPPAQAVPGLSPPARGPSPARGPGDLPWGRARTGAPGEPRQFICNECGKSFSWWSALTIHQRIHTGERPYPCPECGRRFSQKPNLTRHRRNHTGERPYLCASCGRGFSQKQHLLKHQRVHLGALAPTLSAKGDAL from the coding sequence ATGAAGATCAAGCAGGAGAAGCCAGAGTGGCTGCTGCAGACGCAGGCCGCGCTTTCGCAGAAGGATAAGGAGAACATTTTCCGGCCTCGTCGGGTCCCCCCGCCATGCCAGACGGCGGCGGGGAAGTCTCAAGCCTGGGGGCACCCGGACGGGACTGGGGGTCCAAGGTGGGCCCCTCCCTCTGAGCAGGCCGTGGGGCGGGCAGGCCGGGCTCCGAGGGCGGCCTCCGGCCCCCTGAGCCCAGCTCTTCCTGCTGGCGAGGGTCACTTCGTGTGCCCGGACTGTGGGAAGAGGTTCAGCTGGTGGTCGTCGCTGAAGATCCACCAGCGCACGCACACGGGCGAGAAGCCGTATCCGTGCGGCAAGTGCGGCAAGAGCTTCAGCCAGAAGCCCAACCTGGCGCGCCACCAGAGGCACCACACGGGCGAGCGGCCTTTCTGCTGCCCCGAGTGCGCCCGGCGCTTCAGCCAGAAGCAGCACCTGCTCAAGCACCAGAAGACCCACTCCCGGCCCGCCACCCACCCGTGCCCCGAGTGCGCGCGCTGCTTCCGCCACCAGGTGGGCCTGCGCATCCACCAGCGCGCGCACGCGCGGGACCGCCAGGGCCCCCGCGCCGGGTTGCAGGCGCTGCGGCGGGACACCGCAGCCCCCCGGGGTCGGCGCCCGCGGCCGGGGCCCCAGAGGGGGCGCCCCGAGTGGGCTTGGCTGGGGCTCGGCCAGGGCTGGTGGCGCCCGCCCGGGGCCCGGCCCGCCGCCCCCGGCGAGCCACGCCAGTTCATCTGCAACGAATGCGGCAAGAGCTTCACGTGGTGGTCGTCACTGAACATCCACCAGCGCATCCACACAGGCGAGCGGCCCTACCCCTGTCCCGAGTGCGGCCGCCGCTTCAGCCAGAAGCCCAACCTGACGCGCCACCTGCGCAACCACACGGGCGAGCGGCCGCACCCCTGCGCGCACTGCGGCCGCCGCTTCCGCCAGAAGCAGCACCTGCTGAAGCACCAGCGCACGCACCAGCCCGGCGCCCGGgccgcgccccgccccggccGCGCCGCGCTGCGGGCCTACCCTCGCGCgcgccccgccgcccccgcccagCCGCCGGCCCAAGCCGTCCCTGGCCTGTCGCCGCCGGCCCGGGGCCCCTCGCCCGCCCGGGGACCCGGGGACCTGCCGTGGGGCCGGGCGCGGACTGGGGCGCCGGGTGAGCCACGTCAGTTCATCTGCAACGAGTGCGGCAAGAGCTTCTCGTGGTGGTCGGCGCTCACCATCCACCAGCGCATCCACACTGGGGAGCGGCCCTACCCGTGTCCCGAGTGCGGCCGCCGCTTCAGCCAGAAGCCCAACCTGACGCGCCACCGGCGCAACCACACGGGCGAGCGGCCCTACCTATGCGCCTCCTGCGGCCGCGGCTTTAGCCAGAAGCAGCACCTGCTCAAGCACCAGCGCGTTCACCTGGGGGCTCTGGCGCCCACCCTCAGCGCCAAGGGAGACGCGCTCTAG